GGCTTCCAGGAAGACCGTGGGCAGGAGGCTCCGGTTTTCCCAGCCGGCCAGGAGCATCTTCTCCTGGCGGGGATTGAGGAAGGTCGGCTGGTCCAGCTGCACGTAGTCGAATCCGTTGCCCAGATCCAGGAGCCCCAGGAGCACCACGGTGTTCTTGCGCACCGGATCCAAGGCCTGGAACCGCGCACCGGCAAGCCCCTTCCAGCGCAGGCCTTCCTCGCCGAACATCGGTTGCGCCCGCTGGGCGAACAGGATCGGAGAGAGCAGGAATCGGGTGGGGACGGGAAAGTACGGAGTCTCTCCGCTGGACAGATCCCATGTTTCCTGGATGGGCGGAACGACCGCGACCTTGGCCACGGCGGGACGGACGTCGATCGGCGCGATCGAATCCAAAAGGTGCAACGCGAAGCCATCGGTGTCCCAGCCGATGTAGGCGATCCGTTTTCCGTCCGGCGAAACCGCCGGCTGGAACGCGCCCCCCGGCGCCGAGGTCAACTGTTCCAGTTTCTCGCTTGCCAGATTTTGTCTGTACAGGTTGAAGATCCCCGTCCTGTCCGAAGCCAGCACGATGGATCGGCCATCGGGCGAAAACGACGGGGTGCGCCAATCGGCGAGGCTGTCGCCGATGCGTGTCAGAAAACGTCCCGAGCGGCCGAACAGATCGATCCGTCGGCTCTTGCCGTCGAACCGATCGATGGCGATGGTGTCTCCGCCCGGCGACCACACGGCCCCGAAAACGGTTCCATTGCTCGAGTTGCCAGCACCCGGAAAGAGTTCGCGCCCTTTGCTGGAAGAATCGATGGGGATCACGCGCACGCGGAAATCGACGAGGTCTCGCACCACCGCCAACAAGGAATCGCCGTGGAAATCCGGAGCGAAGGCGTGGAGTTCGCGCGTGACGCGCTCTTGCTTGGGCTTGGGGTCGGCTTCGAGCTGGCCGTCTTTTCCCGGGAACAGGTTGGCCTTGTACAGGTCCAGCGCCGGCCTGCCACGGGAGTCGTCCTCGCGGCCCGAATAGAACCAGACCCGTTTTCCGGCGGTATCCACCGCCACCCGCGTGCGGATGACGGGCGCCACCACCCACGAACGCTTGGTGGTGTCCTTGGCGGCCAGGTCCCACGCCCACAGCGAATTGATCTGGTAATCGGAGCCGCGATTGGAAGAAAACAGGAGGAGAGTGTCGTTCCACCAGCGCGGCCACTGCGTGTTGAACGCCTCGCCGAACAACCTTCTCCCTTGTTGCAAGGGCTTGGCGGCCTCCAGCTCGCGCTGGGCGATGGCCTTGGCCGAATCCCTCCACTCGTTCCACAATTCCTCGCCGCTTTGCCCCGTGAGGGACTTCCATGCCCCGCTCGGGGTCTGGGAGCTCCACTTGGACAATTCCTGCCACCACTTGGCGATCCACTCGCCGCCGCGCGTGCGCTCGATGTGGCGGACCAGGCTGTAACCCTGGCCGTACACCCGTTCCCCATCCAGTCCGGACCCCGAGAAGGTGCCCATCCGCGACCAACTCAGGAGGCTGTCGGAAGAAGCCGCCGTGCGCTGGATCATGGCGCGATGCGAATCCCAGGCATCGCCGCCGGTTTTCTGGGAACCCCATTGCGCCGCGCCTTCGGCCATGGCCATGGAGTACGGTGAAAGCGACCACAGGAGCCATCCCCCGGAGGTGGTGGAGCGATCGGAGGCGTCGTCCCAGCCCAACTGCAATTCCGACAACCAAGGCTTGGCCTTGGCGCCACTCTGGATGGAGACCACATGGGTGAATTCGTGGGCCACCACGTCGCGGATCCAATCCTTGGAGCCCCGCAATTCGAACCCCATGTCGGAGCTCCAGATGGCCATGGTGTTCAGGCTCGCGATCGCCCACCCGTTGGAGTAGTCCTCGTCGAACACCAGAAATTCCGTCTTGGCCGCAGGCTCGTGGCCGAACAGTTCCGTGAGGATCGGGTAGACCGCCTCGGCGCGGGCGGCGCAAGCCTCCGCGGCAGGGCGCAACCCCGATTCGTAGTGGAACCGGAAGTGGGGCGTTTCCGAAGTGAACCATTTGACTTCCGGATGGTTCCGATCCTGTTCCTGGTCGCCGTAGGACCATGCGAGGATCGACAGAAACGCGACGAAAAGGCTGGACCTGCGAAGTGTGGACATGGAGTCGCTGGAAGATAGGTCGTTGCGACTGGACCGAACACGGCAAAGGATGTATCTAGTGGAAGACTCGAATCGAGTCTCGTTCTCTATTCAAGAAGGATGCTTCCATGGCCACCGTGACCCTCAAAGGCAACCCCGTCCACACTTCGGGCGAACTCCCCACCATCGGATCCAAGGCTCCGGACTTCCGTCTGGTGAAGCAGGACCTGTCCGTCGTTTCGTTGGCCGATCTGGCCGGCAAGAAGATCGTGATCAACATCTTCCCCTCGATCGATACGGCCACCTGCGCCACCTCCGTGCGCAAGTTCAACCAGAAGGCCTCCGCCTTGGCCAACACCGTGGTGCTGTGCGTTTCCAAGGACCTGCCGTTCGCCGCCAAGCGTTTTTGCGGCGCCGAAGGCCTGGAGAACGTGATCACCGCCTCGGCGTTTCGCGACACCGAATTCGAAAAGGCCTTCGGGGTCCAGATCGTGGACTCGGTCCTGCAGGGGCTTTGCGCCCGCTCCGTCGTGATCGTCGACGAATCCGGCAAGGTCGCGTACACCCAGCTGGTCGCGGAAACCGCCGACGAGCCCGATTACGACGCGGCGCTGGCCAAGATCTGATCGGACAGCAGGGCTTCGGTGCGGAAGATCTTCTCCCGCACCACGCCCCAGGCGATCGCGGAACCCGAACCATCCAGACACAAAACGTCTGGGTGGTCTTCCAACTCGCAAGGGATCGGATTGCCGTTGGAAAGCTTTCCCAGATGCTCCGAAGCGATCGTGAAGCGGGGCCATTGTGGGAACATCGACTGCACCGTCAAGAGCTCCGGCTGGGCGTCTTCGGGCGGAGGCGAGTCCGGCAAACGCCAGGATCCGATCGCGGTGCGACGCAAGGCGCTGACGCAGGCGCCAAAACCCGCCCGATCTCCCAGATCGCGCGCCAAGCTCCGCACATAGGTGCCCTTGGAGCACCGGATCCGCAGGGTCGCATCGCCTGGCCTGTATCCGGAACCATCCAGTGGCGATGGCCCCAGCACTTCCACACAGGATTCGATCCGCACGCGGCGAGGCGGGAGCGTCACGTCTTCGCCCTTGCGAGCCCGCTCGTAGGACCGCACGCCATCCACCGAAATCGCCGAATAGGCCGGTGGAACCTGGTCCACTTCGCCCAGCAAGCCTTCCAGCAGGCGTGGCCAGTCGGCCCCCTCCCAGGAGGCGGCAGTCTCTGACAAAATCCGTCCATCGGTATCCAGGGAATCCGTGCGTACCCCTGGACGCAGGCACACGAGGTACTCCTTGTCGCATCCTTCGATGCGCGACAGGAGACGCGTAGCTTTCCCCGCCGCCGCCACGAGAAGGCCCGTGGCCAGAGGATCCAAGGTGCCGGCATGCCCCACCCGTCGCTCGCCGAACAGCCGTTTGACGGGAAAAAGAGCCTGTTGGGAGGATTTCCCCGTGGGCTTGTCCAAAAGAAGGAACCCGCACACGCTCATGCTTGCACGGATCCTGTTCGAAGGAAACTCACGAAGGAGGAAGCTCCGACGGATCCAGGGGCTTGCGGTCCTCATCCGGCAGCTTGGTGAGCAAGCTCTGGATGTAGAAGGAGTTCTCCAGGTTGTGGTCCAGATAGAAGCGCAGTTGCGGCATATGGCGCAGCTTCAGCCGGTGGGAAAGCTCCTTGCGAAGCCAACCCGCCGATTGCTGCAGACCGATTTCCGTGTCGCGCACTTCCTTTTCCGAACCCAGGACCGTGTAGTTGATGGTCGCCAAGCTCAGGTCGGAAGTCACGTTCACGGTGGAGACCGTGACGAACGCGATCCGTGGATCCTTCAGCCCTTCCAGGAAGAGCTGGGAAAGTTCCCTGCGGATCTGCTCCCCGACGGAGGCCATGCGGCCTCCGCCACCACGGGTTTGCCGACCTCTCACGCCTTGGAATCCGACAACTTGCGAGCCACCTCGAACTGGCGGAAGAACGCGATGATGTCGCCTTCCACGTAGTCGTCCACTCCATCCAGTCCCACGCCACATTCGTAGCCGGACTTGACTTCGGAGACGTCGTCCTTGAAGCGCTTGAGGGTGCTGACCTTGGATTCGGCGATTTCCACTCCGTTGCGGTACACGCGGGCCTTGAGCTTGCGTTCGATCGTTCCCGACTGCACGTAGCAACCGGCGATCGCACCTTGCTTGGGCACGCGGAACACGGCGCGGACTTCCGCCTCGGCGGCGACCTCTTCCTTGATCTCGGGCTTGAGCATGCCCTCCATCGCCTTGCGGATGTCGTCCACCACTTCGTAGATGATGCGGTAGGAACGGATCTCCACGCCTTCGCGGCTGGCCAGCTCGCGGGTGTTGGCATCGGGACGCACATGGAAAGCGACCACGATGGCATCCGATGCGGCCGCCAACATGACGTCGGCTTCCTTGATGCCGCCCACGGCACGCGACAGGATCTGGACACGCACTTCCTTGGTGGAAAGCTGTTCCAGCGAAGCCGCGATGGCCTCCACCGAGCCGTCCACGTCGCCCTTGACGATGACGCGCAGGGTCTGCTGCGAATCGCCGGCGGCGATCTTGTTGGAAAGATCTTCCAGCGACATGCGCTGCGCCCGGCGCAGTTCGCGCTCCTTCTGGGCGCGGTGGCGTCGACCGGCGATTTCGCGCGCTTCGCGCTCGTCGTCCATCTGGATGACGGAGTCGCCCGCTTGCGGTACGCCGTCGATGCCCAGGATCTGGCAAGGCACGGAAGGACCGGCCTCCATGCGCGGCTGGCCGCGTTCGTCCATGAGCTGACGGATCTTGCCCGCATACGATCCCACCAGGATGGCGTCGCCCACGCGGAGCGTTCCTTCCTGCACCAGGATGGTGGCGATGGAACCCTTGCCCTTGTCCAGGCGGGATTCGATCACGGTACCCTTGGCGCGCACGGTGGGGTTGGCCCGCAGTCCGAGCATTTCCGCTTCCACCAGGAGGGCGTCCAGGAGCTTGTCCATGTTGATCCCCTTCTTGGCGGAGATCTCCACGCACTGCACCTTGCCACCCCACTGCTCCACCTCGATGCCGTAAGCACCCAATTGGGCACGGACGTTGTCGGGGTTGGCGGCGGGAAGGTCGATCTTGTTGATGGCCACGACGATGGGCACGTTGGCCGCACGGGCGTGGTCGATGGCTTCCTTGGTCTGCGGCATGACGTTGCTGTCGGCAGCCACCACGAGCACCACGATGTCGGTGACCTTGGCGCCGCGAGCACGCATGGCGGAGAACGCCTCGTGACCGGGAGTGTCCAGGAACGTCACGCAGCCGTGGCCGGTGTCCACTTCGTAGGCACCGATGTGCTGGGTGATTCCACCCGCTTCGCCGGTGATCACATGCGTCTTGCGCAAATAGTCCAACAACGAGGTCTTACCGTGGTCGACGTGACCCATGACGGTCACGATCGGAGGACGCCCGGCATCCGCGTCGGGATCGCCGAGGGTTTCCTGGCTTTCCGCGACGTCTTCCGCGTACTCGTCCATCAGCTGGGCTTGGAACCCGAACTCGTCGGCGATGATCGCGATGGTTTCGTGGTCCAGGCGGGCGTTGATGGTCACCATCAAACCCATGCCCATCGCCTTGGCGATGACCTGGGCCGGTGCGACGTTCAGCAGGTTCGCGAGTTCCGCGATCGTGATGAATTCCGCCACCTTGAGAATCATCTTCTCTTCGACGCTGTCCATCATCTGGCCGCCGCCGCCACGGGCGTAACGACGCTGGATCTTGCCGCGATCCAGCGAGACCATCACTTTGTTGACGTTCTGCTGGGTCTGGTAGAAGATCTCGGTTTCGATCTGCTCTTTGGTCTTGCGCTTGCGACCCGCCGAGCCCTTGCCCACGGGAGCGCCGAAAGCGCCCGCCTGCTGGCCAGGCTGCAAGGAGCCGGTGGCTCCCGGAGGTCCACCGGTGGGACCGCCGAATCCAGGACGCCCTGGTCCGCCAGGACCTGCACCGGGTCCGGGTCCGAATCCGGGACGCTGACCGCCGCCGGGTCCGTTGGGACGGTAGGGATTGTTGCCCGGAGGGCTGTTGCGATAAGGTCCGGGAGCGCCTTGGCCTTGGCCGGGTCCGCCTGGACGGAATCCGCCTGGGCCACCTTGTCCGCCGCCATAGGGCGGGCGACCTTGGCCGGGTCCGCCGCCAGGTCCACCAGGTCCGCGGCCGTCGGGGCGATTGCCGCCAACGGAAACGCCGCGGTCAGGACGAGCGCCGCCGGGACCGGTGGGAGCTGCTCCACGGTCGGGACGAGGTCCGCCAGGTCCGCGCTGGTCGGTACGACCATCGCGAGGCGTGGCACCCGTGGTGCGGTCGCCTGGACGTGGGTCGCGAGGCTGTTCGCGAGGAGCTCCACCACCTGGGGCCGCCGCGCCCTTGTCCGTGGCACTGAAGCCTGGACGAGGACCGCCGGTGATGCCGCGGGGGGTGGGCTGGTAGGTGCTTGCCGGTGCCCGGGGACGATCCGGTCGATCCGGATTGAACGAGGGCTGGCGACGCACGGGAGCGGTCAGCAGGATGGGTGCGCCTGGCTGTCCCGCCTCGGGCGTAGCGGCTGCTTCCGGAGCGGCCGCGGCCTCGGGCTTGGGTGCCACGTGCTTGGGCTCCGCGACCGGAGTCGGTTCGACGCGATCTGGCGCGGGCTCCGCATGGGTGGCCACGACATGCACCTCGGGCGCCGGCTGGGCCGCCTGGGGTGGCGCGACGTGCTTTTCACCGGCCGAAGCGGCATGCGCCTCGGGAGCATCGTGATCGCCCTCGAGCTTCTTCTTGGGCGCGACCTTCTTGGGCTTGTCGGCTTCGACTTCACCTTCGGCCTTCTTCTTCGGCGCGGCCTTCTTGGCCCGGGGCTTCCCGGACTTGGCGCGCTCGCCTTCCAATGCAGGACGGATCTTGTCCACCCAGTCGCTCTCGATGGGCGAAAGGACCGAGCGCACCTCGAACCCTGCATCCTTCAAATGCTTCAGGACGGATTCTTTGGCGATCTCGAACTCGGTCGCGACATCGGTGATTCGGGTCTTACTCACGAAGCCTCACTCTCGGTGATTGCGTCTCTTAGCTAAACAAAAGTCATTGTCCTTGCCTTCCGCTCATTGCGCGGAGGCAGGTTCTTCCACGGTTGGCTCGACAGGTTCGGCGAGCGCCTCGACCGCCACTTCGGCGGGTGCCTCCTCGACGAGCTCGGGCTCGCCCAGGATGGCGCGGCGCTCGGCGTCCGGAAGCTCGGCGAATTCGTCTTCTCCGAAAACGTCGAGTTCCTTCCCCAGGAGCTTGGTGGCCAATTTGACATTCTGGCCCTGACGGCCGATCGCCAGCGAGAGATCCTCGTTGGCGACCACCACGACGTAGCGATCCGAACCCACTTCGAGGACCTTGCGGACTTCGGCCGGCGCGAACAGGCGCCGCACGTAGACCTGCATGTCTTCGGTGAAGTGGATGATGTCGATGCGCTCGTTGGACAGTTCGCGCACGATGGCCTGCACGCGGTTGCCCTTCATGCCCACGCAAGCGCCGACCGGATCGATCCGTTCGTCGCGGCTGGACACGCTGATCTTGGCGCGGAAGCCCGGGTCGCGGGCCACGGCGCGGATCCCGACGATCTCGTCGTAGATCTCGGGAACTTCCAGTTCGAACAACTTGGCCAAGAACTCCGGGTGGGTGCGCGACAGGATGACCTGCGGCCCCTTGGCGTTGTTGGACACGTCGCAGATGTAGGCGCGGATGCTGTCGCCCTGGCGGTAGCGTTCCTTGCGGATCTGCTCGCGCAGCGGCACGA
This DNA window, taken from Fibrobacterota bacterium, encodes the following:
- the rbfA gene encoding 30S ribosome-binding factor RbfA; the protein is MASVGEQIRRELSQLFLEGLKDPRIAFVTVSTVNVTSDLSLATINYTVLGSEKEVRDTEIGLQQSAGWLRKELSHRLKLRHMPQLRFYLDHNLENSFYIQSLLTKLPDEDRKPLDPSELPPS
- the tpx gene encoding thiol peroxidase: MATVTLKGNPVHTSGELPTIGSKAPDFRLVKQDLSVVSLADLAGKKIVINIFPSIDTATCATSVRKFNQKASALANTVVLCVSKDLPFAAKRFCGAEGLENVITASAFRDTEFEKAFGVQIVDSVLQGLCARSVVIVDESGKVAYTQLVAETADEPDYDAALAKI
- the nusA gene encoding transcription termination factor NusA, which encodes MSRTAVKDPEVNIVEALGQVAKEKNIGMDVVLTTLRSSLVQAARKYTGIQKNIEVDVERERGSIRAFLRVEVVEDLPDLPEGISAEDALVFDEKYMLVEQAREYRPTIQPGETLEHEIPIAGFGRAAIAIAKQSLTQRVREVERQRVFDDYRDRIGTIVTGTVQQVDRGDILVNLGRTEAIVPLREQIRKERYRQGDSIRAYICDVSNNAKGPQVILSRTHPEFLAKLFELEVPEIYDEIVGIRAVARDPGFRAKISVSSRDERIDPVGACVGMKGNRVQAIVRELSNERIDIIHFTEDMQVYVRRLFAPAEVRKVLEVGSDRYVVVVANEDLSLAIGRQGQNVKLATKLLGKELDVFGEDEFAELPDAERRAILGEPELVEEAPAEVAVEALAEPVEPTVEEPASAQ
- a CDS encoding PD40 domain-containing protein — its product is MSTLRRSSLFVAFLSILAWSYGDQEQDRNHPEVKWFTSETPHFRFHYESGLRPAAEACAARAEAVYPILTELFGHEPAAKTEFLVFDEDYSNGWAIASLNTMAIWSSDMGFELRGSKDWIRDVVAHEFTHVVSIQSGAKAKPWLSELQLGWDDASDRSTTSGGWLLWSLSPYSMAMAEGAAQWGSQKTGGDAWDSHRAMIQRTAASSDSLLSWSRMGTFSGSGLDGERVYGQGYSLVRHIERTRGGEWIAKWWQELSKWSSQTPSGAWKSLTGQSGEELWNEWRDSAKAIAQRELEAAKPLQQGRRLFGEAFNTQWPRWWNDTLLLFSSNRGSDYQINSLWAWDLAAKDTTKRSWVVAPVIRTRVAVDTAGKRVWFYSGREDDSRGRPALDLYKANLFPGKDGQLEADPKPKQERVTRELHAFAPDFHGDSLLAVVRDLVDFRVRVIPIDSSSKGRELFPGAGNSSNGTVFGAVWSPGGDTIAIDRFDGKSRRIDLFGRSGRFLTRIGDSLADWRTPSFSPDGRSIVLASDRTGIFNLYRQNLASEKLEQLTSAPGGAFQPAVSPDGKRIAYIGWDTDGFALHLLDSIAPIDVRPAVAKVAVVPPIQETWDLSSGETPYFPVPTRFLLSPILFAQRAQPMFGEEGLRWKGLAGARFQALDPVRKNTVVLLGLLDLGNGFDYVQLDQPTFLNPRQEKMLLAGWENRSLLPTVFLEAGWQNVRGQDTSSREAALGTARERIVQPWALEVGSAVAGARWSVTRNQKLHGELSWMGYEFNLYEGVPFRFPAYSSVSPAMMWTYLSKDAGGDESMADQRGAFARVRLSHEASELQRSGSFSEVFQQNANGSVTVKTASTDLQRAALDLRWATGNPLWEDQTIELDLQGSGIVRWKSEADTLNDFYLEGLSVPGYPGFAAGRSEERLFQGTRSAYARLATRFPLLEMRKGFWIWFFDQWSAGASVQAGRAWRGDVWDLDASAQDQIWDFARSWTVETRLAGRIHSAYPFHLSLALSRALDEPKGLVQPTATIFGIPTFAHRIEFGLNTGLDEWAIIDQPLKRLGLLPAPRRLH
- the infB gene encoding translation initiation factor IF-2, giving the protein MSKTRITDVATEFEIAKESVLKHLKDAGFEVRSVLSPIESDWVDKIRPALEGERAKSGKPRAKKAAPKKKAEGEVEADKPKKVAPKKKLEGDHDAPEAHAASAGEKHVAPPQAAQPAPEVHVVATHAEPAPDRVEPTPVAEPKHVAPKPEAAAAPEAAATPEAGQPGAPILLTAPVRRQPSFNPDRPDRPRAPASTYQPTPRGITGGPRPGFSATDKGAAAPGGGAPREQPRDPRPGDRTTGATPRDGRTDQRGPGGPRPDRGAAPTGPGGARPDRGVSVGGNRPDGRGPGGPGGGPGQGRPPYGGGQGGPGGFRPGGPGQGQGAPGPYRNSPPGNNPYRPNGPGGGQRPGFGPGPGAGPGGPGRPGFGGPTGGPPGATGSLQPGQQAGAFGAPVGKGSAGRKRKTKEQIETEIFYQTQQNVNKVMVSLDRGKIQRRYARGGGGQMMDSVEEKMILKVAEFITIAELANLLNVAPAQVIAKAMGMGLMVTINARLDHETIAIIADEFGFQAQLMDEYAEDVAESQETLGDPDADAGRPPIVTVMGHVDHGKTSLLDYLRKTHVITGEAGGITQHIGAYEVDTGHGCVTFLDTPGHEAFSAMRARGAKVTDIVVLVVAADSNVMPQTKEAIDHARAANVPIVVAINKIDLPAANPDNVRAQLGAYGIEVEQWGGKVQCVEISAKKGINMDKLLDALLVEAEMLGLRANPTVRAKGTVIESRLDKGKGSIATILVQEGTLRVGDAILVGSYAGKIRQLMDERGQPRMEAGPSVPCQILGIDGVPQAGDSVIQMDDEREAREIAGRRHRAQKERELRRAQRMSLEDLSNKIAAGDSQQTLRVIVKGDVDGSVEAIAASLEQLSTKEVRVQILSRAVGGIKEADVMLAAASDAIVVAFHVRPDANTRELASREGVEIRSYRIIYEVVDDIRKAMEGMLKPEIKEEVAAEAEVRAVFRVPKQGAIAGCYVQSGTIERKLKARVYRNGVEIAESKVSTLKRFKDDVSEVKSGYECGVGLDGVDDYVEGDIIAFFRQFEVARKLSDSKA
- the truB gene encoding tRNA pseudouridine(55) synthase TruB, translating into MSVCGFLLLDKPTGKSSQQALFPVKRLFGERRVGHAGTLDPLATGLLVAAAGKATRLLSRIEGCDKEYLVCLRPGVRTDSLDTDGRILSETAASWEGADWPRLLEGLLGEVDQVPPAYSAISVDGVRSYERARKGEDVTLPPRRVRIESCVEVLGPSPLDGSGYRPGDATLRIRCSKGTYVRSLARDLGDRAGFGACVSALRRTAIGSWRLPDSPPPEDAQPELLTVQSMFPQWPRFTIASEHLGKLSNGNPIPCELEDHPDVLCLDGSGSAIAWGVVREKIFRTEALLSDQILASAAS